The following proteins come from a genomic window of Trichoplusia ni isolate ovarian cell line Hi5 chromosome 28, tn1, whole genome shotgun sequence:
- the LOC113506069 gene encoding uncharacterized protein LOC113506069 isoform X1: protein MAELKTLTKKRSSIKSKTQIEVLADDADSAFTEREDFDRQFFNLVALTRSLLGVSSNVAGSEAGFKDADSGAHNSFRNGFVRLPKIDLPHFDGNYQSWLEFRDTFGSLIHDNKTISDINKFHYLRASLQGNAALIIKNLDFKASHYNIAWNLLCERYNNNRLLVNNHLQALFDVGSIIKESSESIRNLVDVINKNIRALTTLKRPTQYWDDIIIYFMSKKLDLMTSREWEEHRNNHLKDDPTLTEFCTFLGKKADWLESVESNCNLSGSSTIVALNNSNFNKTSTNNIIIKKSNNNNNKCPLCSQAHTLYKCESFRGLSIEDRIKRANEYNVCLNCLRFGHTPKKCPFSRCKYCKVKHNTLLHLENNEPKSFANPLPSALLSASPSSSNVVLSANTMQLATSSHILLSTAVVKVTAVTGKQYTARLLLDNGSTANFITEKLSEKLGLLRRGTSAKVTGINNLVSTSTQSCHLSIGSLCCAFTVDIDCHIIPEITKVLPSSFVHIKHVPIPSGLKLADPNFNVPSVVDILVGAEVFWNVLGSNRIDLGKNLPKLCETKLGWLVSGSISHQSSSISHASNNLCYHSHVTPDLTQFWELDTISSKHSHSLEERMCEQLFAQTTVRNDDGAFVVKMPLKGDPSSLGQSYVNARNRFLSLEKRFKRDPSFQTKYYNFMLEYERLGHMTLDADCTSSVESQSVTKYYIPHHGVIRNSSTTTQLRVVFDASAPTSTGVSLNDIQMVGPVVQDDLFSILTRFRQHRYVVTGDVEKMYRAIELSPDQRSLQKIIFRFDPLGPLRTYTLSTVTYGTASAPYLATKCLVSLADNIEDSRAQCAIRRDFYVDDFLSGSNTIQDTVEVTKIVKSVLSSAKFNLRKWRSNNLEILKQINSNKVNNDSYNILHFSEQHLNCSQSKTLGLNWVCDTDSLTYTINITSTSKVTKRHVLSVISQIFDPLGLVGPCVVEAKILMQRLWLDKYDWDDAVSLEISNAWSVFESTITSLNNLKIPRWVLREDSITHEVHVFTDASEKAYGACVYIRSSNSVGVTGVQLLVSRNRVAPIKSTTIPRLELCGALLGARLCTKVQESLTIPIHKCRFWCDSTIVLCWLSTPSNQLKPFVRNRVNEIQESTCGHTWNYVPSKDNPADLVSRGLRADIIKDTPLWWSGPSFLSLNENEWPTMPNTEKHDLPEVVTHFISSNSDHHSYHNRSDVNINSSIIHNLLERYSIFTKIHKIFTYVQRFIYNLKNKNKLHGNLSTLELERSLNLIIHHSQIEMFPEEYHILKSGQRLPRKSRLLPLSPFIDDHNLIRVGGRLDNSPYDFNVKHPILLCSKHILTKLIFQMQHLKLAHAGPHLLLSHIRQTYWPLGGRNLARFVVNRCLKCFRHRSQNVQPVMGQLPNIRTNLEFPFLNSYVDYAGPVLVANRKGRGCKLTKSYVCIFVCSAVKAVHLELVTDLTTEAYMAALNRFVARRGKPRSITSDNGTNFVGASNEMYRFLQSSNVASEMAQEGIEFIFTPAYSPHFNSLAEAAVKSCKHHLKRLLHLTHFTFEEMVTCLTHIEAVLNSRPLTPLSSDPNDFSALTPFHFLIGRPFLTVPHPQVTAANITTLDRWKRIQYIRQHFWGRFHNEYTSLLQAKSKWFRSRGEVKEGTLVLIKDKAAPPLLWSLGRVTKTYPGVDGITRVAELKTKRGTIRRAFNCICPLPVDH from the exons ATGGCTGAGTTAAAAACATTGACTAAGAAACGTAGTTCAATTAAATCAAAG ACACAAATTGAGGTGCTTGCCGACGACGCCGATTCCGCGTTTACTGAGCGAGAGGACTTCGACCGCCAGTTCTTCAATCTGGTGGCACTCACGCGCAGCTTGCTTGGCGTTTCGTCCAACGTTGCAGGATCGGAGGCGGGCTTCAAAGATGCTGACTCAGGTGCACACAATTCATTTAGAAATGGTTTTGTTCGTTTGCCTAAAATAGATTTGCCTCATTTCGATGGGAACTACCAATCCTGGCTTGAGTTTAGAGATACGTTTGGGTCACTGATtcatgataataaaacaataagtgATATTAACAAGTTCCACTACCTGCGAGCCTCACTACAAGGAAACGcagctttaattattaaaaacttagattttaaagcaagtcattataatattgcGTGGAACCTGTTGTGTGAGCGGTACAATAACAACCGCCTTCTTGTGAATAACCATTTGCAGGCTTTATTTGATGTAGGCTCAATAATAAAGGAGTCAAGTGAGTCGATTAGAAATCTAGtagatgtaattaataaaaatattagggcACTTACCACATTAAAAAGGCCCACTCAATATTGGgatgacataattatttatttcatgagtaaaaaattagatttaatgACTAGTCGTGAATGGGAAGAACATAGgaataatcatttaaaagatGATCCTACTTTAACAGAATTTTGTACCTTTTTAGGCAAGAAAGCGGACTGGTTAGAATCAGTGGAGTCTAACTGTAATCTTTCAGGTTCGAGTACTATTGTAGccttaaataatagtaattttaataaaactagtactaataatataataataaaaaagtcgaataataataataataaatgtccaCTCTGCTCCCAAGcacatacattatataaatgtgaatctTTTAGAGGCTTATCTATAGAAGATCGCATTAAAAGGGCAAACGAATACAATGTGTGTTTAAATTGCTTACGCTTTGGCCACACTCCTAAAAAGTGTCCATTTTCACGTTGCAAATATTGCAAAGTAAAGCACAATACGCTTTTgcatttagaaaataatgaaccTAAATCTTTTGCCAATCCATTGCCTTCTGCTTTACTTTCTGCTTCCCCTTCTTCTTCAAATGTTGTGCTTTCAGCCAATACTATGCAGCTTGCTACTTCTTCGCATATTTTACTGTCCACAGCTGTCGTGAAGGTGACTGCCGTGACCGGTAAGCAGTACACTGCGCGTCTTTTGCTGGACAACGGCAGCACGGCAAACTTTATAACGGAGAAGTTATCGGAGAAACTGGGTTTGTTACGACGCGGTACGAGTGCCAAGGTAACGGGTATTAATAATCTTGTATCCACCAGTACACAGTCTTGTCACCTATCAATAGGGTCTTTATGCTGTGCCTTCACTGTAGATATTGATTGTCATATTATACCTGAAATTACAAAGGTACTCCCGTCTTCATTCGTACACATCAAGCATGTCCCTATTCCTTCAGGTCTTAAACTGGCAGACCCGAACTTTAATGTTCCGTCGGTCGTCGACATCCTGGTAGGGGCTGAAGTTTTCTGGAATGTCTTAGGCAGCAACAGAATAGACTTAGGGAAAAACTTACCTAAATTATGCGAGACGAAACTCGGATGGCTTGTATCTGGTAGTATTTCGCATCAATCTAGCTCTATTTCCCATGCATCTAATAATCTTTGCTATCATTCCCATGTCACTCCCGACTTAACTCAATTCTGGGAGCTTGACACCATCTCAAGCAAACATTCGCACTCTCTTGAAGAGAGAATGTGTGAGCAACTTTTCGCGCAAACCACCGTCCGTAATGACGATGGTGCGTTTGTAGTTAAAATGCCTTTAAAGGGCGATCCAAGCTCTCTAGGACAATCCTACGTAAATGCTAGGAATCGTTTTTTATCTCTAGAGAAGCGGTTTAAGCGTGATCCATCCTTTCaaaccaaatattataattttatgctaGAGTACGAGCGCTTAGGTCACATGACATTAGACGCCGACTGTACTTCCTCTGTCGAATCACAATCCGTGACAAAGTATTACATTCCACATCATGGCGTCATTCGGAATTCCAGTACCACTACTCAACTACGCGTAGTCTTCGACGCATCAGCTCCTACTAGTACGGGAGTGTCTCTTAACGACATTCAGATGGTCGGTCCGGTAGTGCAAGACGatctgttttctattttaacacGTTTTCGTCAGCATAGATACGTGGTAACAGGCGACGTAGAAAAAATGTACAGAGCCATCGAGCTTAGTCCAGACCAGCGTTCCCTTCAAAAAATTATCTTCCGCTTTGATCCCTTAGGACCTCTTAGGACTTACACATTAAGTACAGTGACATACGGTACTGCGTCTGCTCCCTATTTGGCCACCAAGTGTTTGGTGAGTCTGGCTGATAACATTGAGGATAGTCGCGCACAGTGCGCCATACGGCGTGACTTTTACGTCGACGACTTTCTCAGTGGAAGCAATACAATTCAAGACACTGTAGAAGTCACTAAAATTGTTAAATCGGTTCTTTCTTcggcaaaatttaatttacgaaaaTGGCGATCAAATAATTTGGAAatcttaaagcaaataaattctaataaagttaataatgattcatataatattttacatttttcagaGCAGCACCTTAACTGTTCACAGTCTAAAACCCTAGGACTTAACTGGGTCTGTGACACTGATTCACTTAcatatacaattaatattacgtCTACTAGTAAAGTCACCAAACGCCATGTCCTTTCTGTTATCAGTCAGATTTTCGACCCACTGGGCTTGGTGGGTCCGTGCGTTGTCGAAGCCAAGATACTTATGCAACGTCTTTGGCTAGATAAATATGACTGGGACGACGCAGTCTCACTTGAGATTAGTAATGCTTGGTCTGTGTTTGAGAGTACCATTACatcgttaaataatttaaaaattcctcGTTGGGTTTTGCGTGAAGACTCTATTACACACGAAGTACACGTCTTTACCGACGCTTCTGAAAAGGCGTACGGCGCTTGTGTGTACATTCGATCATCTAATAGTGTCGGAGTCACTGGCGTACAACTTCTAGTATCTAGAAATCGTGTAGCACCAATTAAATCCACTACAATCCCGAGGCTTGAACTTTGTGGGGCTTTGTTGGGTGCAAGGCTGTGTACTAAGGTTCAGGAATCACTCACCATACCCATTCACAAGTGTAGATTCTGGTGTGACTCAACGATCGTTTTATGTTGGCTCTCTACTCCTTCCAACCaactaaaaccttttgttaGAAATAGAGTCAACGAGATACAGGAGAGCACATGTGGTCATACCTGGAACTACGTACCGTCGAAGGACAACCCGGCGGATCTTGTTTCCCGTGGTCTTCGGGCCGACATTATCAAGGACACACCCCTCTGGTGGTCCGGACCTTCATTTCTGTCACTTAACGAAAATGAATGGCCCACAATGCCAAATACTGAGAAACATGATTTGCCGGAAGTAGTAACTCATTTCATTAGTAGCAATAGCGATCATCATTCATATCATAATCGTTCAGACGTTAACATTAATTCATCAATCATACATAACTTATTAGAAAGGTattctatttttacaaaaatacataaaatatttacatatgtacaacgctttatttacaacttaaaaaataaaaataaattgcatggTAATCTTTCTACACTAGAACTAGAAaggtcattaaatttaattatacatcaTTCTCAAATTGAAATGTTTCCGGAAGAGTACCACATTTTAAAGTCTGGACAGAGATTACCACGTAAAAGTAGGTTACTTCCCTTGTCCCCATTCATTGACGATCATAACCTCATCCGCGTGGGCGGAAGACTTGATAATTCACCCTACGATTTTAATGTGAAACATCCCATTCTTTTATGCAGCAAGCACATTCTCACCAAGCTTATATTTCAAATGCAACATTTAAAGCTTGCACATGCTGGTCCACATTTGTTATTGTCACATATACGACAAACTTATTGGCCTCTAGGTGGTAGAAACCTAGCAAGGTTTGTCGTGAATAGGTGCCTTAAATGTTTCAGACACAGGTCTCAAAATGTGCAGCCGGTAATGGGTCAGCTACCTAATATAAGAACCAATCTTGAATTCCCTTTTCTTAATTCTTATGTAGATTATGCTGGGCCAGTATTGGTAGCTAACCGTAAAGGCCGCGGGTGCAAACTTACAAAATCTTATGTGTGTATCTTTGTTTGCTCGGCAGTGAAAGCTGTACATTTGGAGCTCGTCACTGACCTCACCACCGAAGCTTATATGGCTGCTTTAAATCGATTCGTGGCGCGTCGAGGCAAGCCTCGAAGCATCACGTCCGATAACGGGACTAACTTTGTCGGAGCATCAAATGAGATGTATAGGTTCTTGCAATCATCAAATGTTGCATCTGAGATGGCGCAGGAGGGCATCGAATTTATTTTCACGCCTGCATACAGCCCTCATTTTAATTCATTAGCTGAAGCTGCTGTTAAATCTTGTAAGCATCACTTAAAGAGACTGCTGCATCTCACCCATTTCACATTTGAGGAGATGGTCACTTGTCTCACTCATATAGAGGCGGTTTTAAATTCACGCCCTCTTACTCCTCTTTCTTCAGACCCTAACGACTTTTCGGCTCTCACTCCCTTTCACTTCCTAATTGGACGGCCATTCTTAACTGTACCACACCCTCAGGTGACTGCAGCGAACATTACGACGCTGGATCGCTGGAAGAGGATCCAGTACATCAGGCAGCACTTCTGGGGCCGTTTTCATAATGAGTATACTTCTCTGCTGCAGGCAAAATCAAAATGGTTTCGTTCCAGAGGTGAGGTAAAGGAGGGCACTTTAGTCTTGATCAAAGACAAGGCAGCGCCACCCCTACTGTGGTCCCTGGGTCGGGTCACGAAGACCTACCCGGGCGTGGACGGGATCACACGAGTGGCTGAGCTGAAGACGAAGAGGGGCACCATTCGTCGTGCATTCAACTGCATCTGCCCCCTTCCAGTCGACCACTGA
- the LOC113506069 gene encoding uncharacterized protein LOC113506069 isoform X2: MAELKTLTKKRSSIKSKTQIEVLADDADSAFTEREDFDRQFFNLVALTRSLLGVSSNVAGSEAGFKDADSGKKADWLESVESNCNLSAVVKVTAVTGKQYTARLLLDNGSTANFITEKLSEKLGLLRRGTSAKVTGINNLVSTSTQSCHLSIGSLCCAFTVDIDCHIIPEITKVLPSSFVHIKHVPIPSGLKLADPNFNVPSVVDILVGAEVFWNVLGSNRIDLGKNLPKLCETKLGWLVSGSISHQSSSISHASNNLCYHSHVTPDLTQFWELDTISSKHSHSLEERMCEQLFAQTTVRNDDGAFVVKMPLKGDPSSLGQSYVNARNRFLSLEKRFKRDPSFQTKYYNFMLEYERLGHMTLDADCTSSVESQSVTKYYIPHHGVIRNSSTTTQLRVVFDASAPTSTGVSLNDIQMVGPVVQDDLFSILTRFRQHRYVVTGDVEKMYRAIELSPDQRSLQKIIFRFDPLGPLRTYTLSTVTYGTASAPYLATKCLVSLADNIEDSRAQCAIRRDFYVDDFLSGSNTIQDTVEVTKIVKSVLSSAKFNLRKWRSNNLEILKQINSNKVNNDSYNILHFSEQHLNCSQSKTLGLNWVCDTDSLTYTINITSTSKVTKRHVLSVISQIFDPLGLVGPCVVEAKILMQRLWLDKYDWDDAVSLEISNAWSVFESTITSLNNLKIPRWVLREDSITHEVHVFTDASEKAYGACVYIRSSNSVGVTGVQLLVSRNRVAPIKSTTIPRLELCGALLGARLCTKVQESLTIPIHKCRFWCDSTIVLCWLSTPSNQLKPFVRNRVNEIQESTCGHTWNYVPSKDNPADLVSRGLRADIIKDTPLWWSGPSFLSLNENEWPTMPNTEKHDLPEVVTHFISSNSDHHSYHNRSDVNINSSIIHNLLERYSIFTKIHKIFTYVQRFIYNLKNKNKLHGNLSTLELERSLNLIIHHSQIEMFPEEYHILKSGQRLPRKSRLLPLSPFIDDHNLIRVGGRLDNSPYDFNVKHPILLCSKHILTKLIFQMQHLKLAHAGPHLLLSHIRQTYWPLGGRNLARFVVNRCLKCFRHRSQNVQPVMGQLPNIRTNLEFPFLNSYVDYAGPVLVANRKGRGCKLTKSYVCIFVCSAVKAVHLELVTDLTTEAYMAALNRFVARRGKPRSITSDNGTNFVGASNEMYRFLQSSNVASEMAQEGIEFIFTPAYSPHFNSLAEAAVKSCKHHLKRLLHLTHFTFEEMVTCLTHIEAVLNSRPLTPLSSDPNDFSALTPFHFLIGRPFLTVPHPQVTAANITTLDRWKRIQYIRQHFWGRFHNEYTSLLQAKSKWFRSRGEVKEGTLVLIKDKAAPPLLWSLGRVTKTYPGVDGITRVAELKTKRGTIRRAFNCICPLPVDH; encoded by the exons ATGGCTGAGTTAAAAACATTGACTAAGAAACGTAGTTCAATTAAATCAAAG ACACAAATTGAGGTGCTTGCCGACGACGCCGATTCCGCGTTTACTGAGCGAGAGGACTTCGACCGCCAGTTCTTCAATCTGGTGGCACTCACGCGCAGCTTGCTTGGCGTTTCGTCCAACGTTGCAGGATCGGAGGCGGGCTTCAAAGATGCTGACTCAG GCAAGAAAGCGGACTGGTTAGAATCAGTGGAGTCTAACTGTAATCTTTCAG CTGTCGTGAAGGTGACTGCCGTGACCGGTAAGCAGTACACTGCGCGTCTTTTGCTGGACAACGGCAGCACGGCAAACTTTATAACGGAGAAGTTATCGGAGAAACTGGGTTTGTTACGACGCGGTACGAGTGCCAAGGTAACGGGTATTAATAATCTTGTATCCACCAGTACACAGTCTTGTCACCTATCAATAGGGTCTTTATGCTGTGCCTTCACTGTAGATATTGATTGTCATATTATACCTGAAATTACAAAGGTACTCCCGTCTTCATTCGTACACATCAAGCATGTCCCTATTCCTTCAGGTCTTAAACTGGCAGACCCGAACTTTAATGTTCCGTCGGTCGTCGACATCCTGGTAGGGGCTGAAGTTTTCTGGAATGTCTTAGGCAGCAACAGAATAGACTTAGGGAAAAACTTACCTAAATTATGCGAGACGAAACTCGGATGGCTTGTATCTGGTAGTATTTCGCATCAATCTAGCTCTATTTCCCATGCATCTAATAATCTTTGCTATCATTCCCATGTCACTCCCGACTTAACTCAATTCTGGGAGCTTGACACCATCTCAAGCAAACATTCGCACTCTCTTGAAGAGAGAATGTGTGAGCAACTTTTCGCGCAAACCACCGTCCGTAATGACGATGGTGCGTTTGTAGTTAAAATGCCTTTAAAGGGCGATCCAAGCTCTCTAGGACAATCCTACGTAAATGCTAGGAATCGTTTTTTATCTCTAGAGAAGCGGTTTAAGCGTGATCCATCCTTTCaaaccaaatattataattttatgctaGAGTACGAGCGCTTAGGTCACATGACATTAGACGCCGACTGTACTTCCTCTGTCGAATCACAATCCGTGACAAAGTATTACATTCCACATCATGGCGTCATTCGGAATTCCAGTACCACTACTCAACTACGCGTAGTCTTCGACGCATCAGCTCCTACTAGTACGGGAGTGTCTCTTAACGACATTCAGATGGTCGGTCCGGTAGTGCAAGACGatctgttttctattttaacacGTTTTCGTCAGCATAGATACGTGGTAACAGGCGACGTAGAAAAAATGTACAGAGCCATCGAGCTTAGTCCAGACCAGCGTTCCCTTCAAAAAATTATCTTCCGCTTTGATCCCTTAGGACCTCTTAGGACTTACACATTAAGTACAGTGACATACGGTACTGCGTCTGCTCCCTATTTGGCCACCAAGTGTTTGGTGAGTCTGGCTGATAACATTGAGGATAGTCGCGCACAGTGCGCCATACGGCGTGACTTTTACGTCGACGACTTTCTCAGTGGAAGCAATACAATTCAAGACACTGTAGAAGTCACTAAAATTGTTAAATCGGTTCTTTCTTcggcaaaatttaatttacgaaaaTGGCGATCAAATAATTTGGAAatcttaaagcaaataaattctaataaagttaataatgattcatataatattttacatttttcagaGCAGCACCTTAACTGTTCACAGTCTAAAACCCTAGGACTTAACTGGGTCTGTGACACTGATTCACTTAcatatacaattaatattacgtCTACTAGTAAAGTCACCAAACGCCATGTCCTTTCTGTTATCAGTCAGATTTTCGACCCACTGGGCTTGGTGGGTCCGTGCGTTGTCGAAGCCAAGATACTTATGCAACGTCTTTGGCTAGATAAATATGACTGGGACGACGCAGTCTCACTTGAGATTAGTAATGCTTGGTCTGTGTTTGAGAGTACCATTACatcgttaaataatttaaaaattcctcGTTGGGTTTTGCGTGAAGACTCTATTACACACGAAGTACACGTCTTTACCGACGCTTCTGAAAAGGCGTACGGCGCTTGTGTGTACATTCGATCATCTAATAGTGTCGGAGTCACTGGCGTACAACTTCTAGTATCTAGAAATCGTGTAGCACCAATTAAATCCACTACAATCCCGAGGCTTGAACTTTGTGGGGCTTTGTTGGGTGCAAGGCTGTGTACTAAGGTTCAGGAATCACTCACCATACCCATTCACAAGTGTAGATTCTGGTGTGACTCAACGATCGTTTTATGTTGGCTCTCTACTCCTTCCAACCaactaaaaccttttgttaGAAATAGAGTCAACGAGATACAGGAGAGCACATGTGGTCATACCTGGAACTACGTACCGTCGAAGGACAACCCGGCGGATCTTGTTTCCCGTGGTCTTCGGGCCGACATTATCAAGGACACACCCCTCTGGTGGTCCGGACCTTCATTTCTGTCACTTAACGAAAATGAATGGCCCACAATGCCAAATACTGAGAAACATGATTTGCCGGAAGTAGTAACTCATTTCATTAGTAGCAATAGCGATCATCATTCATATCATAATCGTTCAGACGTTAACATTAATTCATCAATCATACATAACTTATTAGAAAGGTattctatttttacaaaaatacataaaatatttacatatgtacaacgctttatttacaacttaaaaaataaaaataaattgcatggTAATCTTTCTACACTAGAACTAGAAaggtcattaaatttaattatacatcaTTCTCAAATTGAAATGTTTCCGGAAGAGTACCACATTTTAAAGTCTGGACAGAGATTACCACGTAAAAGTAGGTTACTTCCCTTGTCCCCATTCATTGACGATCATAACCTCATCCGCGTGGGCGGAAGACTTGATAATTCACCCTACGATTTTAATGTGAAACATCCCATTCTTTTATGCAGCAAGCACATTCTCACCAAGCTTATATTTCAAATGCAACATTTAAAGCTTGCACATGCTGGTCCACATTTGTTATTGTCACATATACGACAAACTTATTGGCCTCTAGGTGGTAGAAACCTAGCAAGGTTTGTCGTGAATAGGTGCCTTAAATGTTTCAGACACAGGTCTCAAAATGTGCAGCCGGTAATGGGTCAGCTACCTAATATAAGAACCAATCTTGAATTCCCTTTTCTTAATTCTTATGTAGATTATGCTGGGCCAGTATTGGTAGCTAACCGTAAAGGCCGCGGGTGCAAACTTACAAAATCTTATGTGTGTATCTTTGTTTGCTCGGCAGTGAAAGCTGTACATTTGGAGCTCGTCACTGACCTCACCACCGAAGCTTATATGGCTGCTTTAAATCGATTCGTGGCGCGTCGAGGCAAGCCTCGAAGCATCACGTCCGATAACGGGACTAACTTTGTCGGAGCATCAAATGAGATGTATAGGTTCTTGCAATCATCAAATGTTGCATCTGAGATGGCGCAGGAGGGCATCGAATTTATTTTCACGCCTGCATACAGCCCTCATTTTAATTCATTAGCTGAAGCTGCTGTTAAATCTTGTAAGCATCACTTAAAGAGACTGCTGCATCTCACCCATTTCACATTTGAGGAGATGGTCACTTGTCTCACTCATATAGAGGCGGTTTTAAATTCACGCCCTCTTACTCCTCTTTCTTCAGACCCTAACGACTTTTCGGCTCTCACTCCCTTTCACTTCCTAATTGGACGGCCATTCTTAACTGTACCACACCCTCAGGTGACTGCAGCGAACATTACGACGCTGGATCGCTGGAAGAGGATCCAGTACATCAGGCAGCACTTCTGGGGCCGTTTTCATAATGAGTATACTTCTCTGCTGCAGGCAAAATCAAAATGGTTTCGTTCCAGAGGTGAGGTAAAGGAGGGCACTTTAGTCTTGATCAAAGACAAGGCAGCGCCACCCCTACTGTGGTCCCTGGGTCGGGTCACGAAGACCTACCCGGGCGTGGACGGGATCACACGAGTGGCTGAGCTGAAGACGAAGAGGGGCACCATTCGTCGTGCATTCAACTGCATCTGCCCCCTTCCAGTCGACCACTGA